The window CTGTTTGCTCAGGCAGGAGGGGTTTGGTCGCGGGTTCACCTTGACTGGGAGCAAACGGGGCAGCGGCAGGTAGACGGCACCTGCCCGTGCGCCGCAGCCGGAGCCGCCCCGGcacccccgggacccccaggacccccggGCTGGGCGGCCGCAGCCGAGGCGTGGGAGGCGCAGGTACACGGACGGGGTGTCTGTGGTGGGGAGTGGGACGGGGGAACCCCCGCTGCCAGCTGGGGTCATGGCGTGGCCACGGTTCGGTGACGGGTCCCACCCGGCTTTGGCACGAGGAGGGGACAGGCGGGGGCACGGTGGCAGGGAGGGACACGGCAAACCAGCCCAGGGGGCCACCAGCCATATTCTCCAGGGTGGTGGCCCACGTCTCAGTGTCCTCATCCCCTTGCCCTGGAAAGCGATGCCGGCCACAGCACCCAGGAGGAGCCGGGCAGGGGTCGGGCTGTGGGGTCGGTCACGGCCGAGCGCCGTGGGGGCACGGAGCCACGCCAGCCCccgggatggggacggggagcGGGGCGCTGGGAATCCCCCCCCTGCCCGCTGCTGGCTCCTCTGCCCTGGAGCCGCCTTCCCCGTCCCTGCCCTGGAGCCACGCTCAGCACCGTGCCGGAGCCTTCCCGGGGCCCCACAACGCTCCTGCCCGTCCCTCCCTGCAGGGAGGGGCAAGAGGAAAACCCCGACCTCGGGGTGCAGCGGGCGGTGACCCCCCGGCTGGGACCCCGGCACCTCCCCGTCTCCCACCTGCTTCCCAGTTCCTGTTCCTGTTTGCTTACTgggctccctccctgccccgctaCATGCGGCTGATACGGCAGCGCCCGGCGGCACCAGCAGCCTTTGCCCTGGGCTCGGCAGTGCCCAGGTCACCTGCCGTCCCCTCCCAGTACCTGCGGGgtcccccggccccggccccacgcAGCCCCCCTGGCACCCACCACCAGCATCCCAGCGGCGATGGTGGGAGAGCACCAGAGCCGCCTTTGGCAAACACGGCACCGGGCTCCCCCCGCCAGCTccgggctggcagggcaggggggctcAGGGACCCCCCCCTCCGTTTCAGCGGCCGGCGGCGATGGCCGACAGCCCCGGCTGGTGGAAGCTGACCTTCCTGCGGAAGCGCCGGTCGTTGCCCACGGTGCTGTACGAGAGCCCCGACGGCCACGCGGCCACCACCGGCGAGAGCCCCGAGGCGCCGGGCGAGGAGGGACCCCCCGGCTTCGCCGCCCGCCTGGAGAAGATCGTGGACAAGAGCAGCAAGGGCAAACACGTCAAGGTCTCCAACTCAGGACGCTtcaaggagaagaagaaagtgcgGGCGACGCTGGACGAGAACCCCAACCTCTGCTCCGGCGGCGAGCGGGAGGAGAAATGACCCGGCCGGTTGTCACCCACTGGCCACCACCACGGGCTGCCCGGGGATGCTGCACCATGGGGCTGCGGGAGGAGAAAGGACTCAGACTGGAGTTTGTTGAAGGGAGAAGGACCCTGTTTCATCGCAGCCCCCCAGGCTCGGGGCACCTGGCAGGGGGAGCCCCCCGGGGCTGACTGGTTTATACTGGGATGAGGATGTTCAGCCCAGCTCGGTTGCTTGCCACGGACCACCGGAGCCCATCGTtcacccagctctgccacagcccCTACCCCATTCCCAGTCACCTCCTGCCCATCAGTCCTGGGGGGTGACACCAGGGGACCTCCCGCTCCTCTCCCAACCCCAAGGGGCCACGTGGCCACGGGCAGAGCCACCGACACTGCGTCCTGGCCAGCAGTCACCCCCAAATCGGGGGACGTGACGCTTCCCTGTCCCGAGGGAATGACCCCGTGGGCAAAGTCCCCCCCGGGCTGCCCCTGGGGAGGGCTCCGGGCTCCCCGCGAGGAGCCGAATCCCCGCTGGCATCTGGGATCGCTCCCCGCTCCCGAAGGGGAGAGCCCACCCCGGGGCAGGGCGCCACAGCCCACCCCGGGGCACGGGGCTGGAGCCCACCCCGGGGCACGGTGCCACAGCCCACCCCGGGGCACGGTGCCACAGCccaccccggggcagccccggcatCTGTTGGGGTTGTTGGGAGCTGGGCCTTCAGCCTGCCCTCACAACGGCTGATAATTAATTAACTGTTGTTAATAAACCACATCTGGAAGCAAATGCAGCACGGGGAGAGCTTGGCGGACCCCCCGGTGCTGGCCTGGCAGGGACAAAGGGCCGCGGGTCCCTTCTGCCACCCCGGTGGGGAGCGGTGCCAGCGGCCACCACGGCAGGGAATCCCTGGCACTGCAGAGGAGGGGACACGCAGGGGTGGCCGTCACTGGCGCTGCCATCCCGGGGTGCCCTCCCTGCGGGGCAGGGTGCGGCTGTGCCCGAAGTCAACAGCAGCCGCCACTTCCCAGCTCTTACAAAAGCCGGACGGTGCCAAGCGCTGGAGTCCAACCCCCtccctgtgccagggcagcccgggcccccccggcccccgccctcGCTCTGTTTGCTCTGCCCGCGCCCGCCGGCTCACAGCCTGCTCTTTGTCCCGGGCTGGCAGCGCCCGAGGGATCCTGcccaggagggaagggagggagcggggaggagCGGAGCTGTCGGCACGCAGCCGGTGCCCATCGGCTCATTTACGCCCATCACGGTGGTGTCTGGGCTGCTGCCATGCTCCTAACACTGGGATGGGTGGGCGACCTGGCTGTGCCGTCAGCCCCAGACCCTTCCTGGGACATCAAGCTGCCACCTCGCGCTGTCCCCTCGCAGTCACGCCATCCCCACGCCGTGCCCTCCTGTCCCACCGTGCGGCTCTTGCCGAGGGACGAGCACAGCTAGGAGGGACCAAGGCCTGTGACAGTGGCACGAGGTGTGTGACAGCCCCCAGGGCCaacctccctccccaccatcaCCACCGGAGGGCTTTGCCCAGCTGGGAACCCACCGGGGGGACCCGCAGCCAAGCCCCAGCGCACGATCCTGCCCCGAGAGCCAGCGACCGGGAGAGCGACGATGGAGCCAGGGAGGGTGAAGGTTACCGGGGCCCGGTTTCACGGGGACGTGGCCCAGGGGAGCGAGGGCTGCACCGAGAgcacggcccggccccgcgcgggTAAACATTAACCCAAACCCGCGGCACGGCTCCGCGCCCATcgggatttattttttccaagctcAGACATgcagctgggggggggcggAAACAGGGAGCAGCACCAGCCCAGGGTCCCCCTGAACGAGCAGGCTGAGGGTTGGGGTCCCACAGCCCTGGGGGAGATGGGGTGCGCCGGTGGCACAGCCAGCCACGAACACGGGTGACACATGGTGACAATAAAGCTGCAGTTCAATAAGTTATCGCACAGACGGAGCCACGGCACAGCTGGAACACGAGGTGTGGGCAGGGGCTCGCTGGGGTCTGTCTTGGTCCCTCCATGATCATTAACGCGATTAATTAACCACCAGCAGCACCGGTTGCTCCCCAAGTGCTGGTGAGGGGAGGCAGATGGTCGCTGGGACCCACCTGCGGCTCCCACCCGCCCCAGGGAGAGGCGAAGGGAAACGAGGGGCGCAGGGGCTGGACCAGAgccccccaccagcacccccggAGCTCAGCACCCACCTCCCTGGGGGGAGCAGAGCGGGGCCAGCCCAGGCGTGAGGGGGGACAGGCGGGCAGCTTTGGCACAGGCGATGCTCCCGAT is drawn from Nyctibius grandis isolate bNycGra1 chromosome 26, bNycGra1.pri, whole genome shotgun sequence and contains these coding sequences:
- the PRR15L gene encoding proline-rich protein 15-like protein is translated as MADSPGWWKLTFLRKRRSLPTVLYESPDGHAATTGESPEAPGEEGPPGFAARLEKIVDKSSKGKHVKVSNSGRFKEKKKVRATLDENPNLCSGGEREEK